One Aphelocoma coerulescens isolate FSJ_1873_10779 chromosome 8, UR_Acoe_1.0, whole genome shotgun sequence genomic region harbors:
- the ASTN1 gene encoding astrotactin-1 isoform X1 codes for MALAGLCSLLAGCCLAAGSGPAEAAAEAAAKELECKLKSITVSALPFLRENDLSIMHGPSAAEPKLLFSVRNDFPGEMVVVDDLENTELPYFVLEISGNTDDIPLVRWRQQWLENGTLLFHIHHQDGAPNLPGFDPTEEPQTESAEEELRILHISVMGGMIALLLSILCLVMILYTRRRWCKRRRVPQPQKSASAEAANEIHYIPSVLIGGHGRESLRNARVQGHNSSGTLSIRETPILDGYEYDITDLRHHLQRECMNGGEDFASQVTRTLDSLQGCNEKAGMDLTPGSDNAKLSLMNKYKDNIIATSPVDSNHQQATLLSHTSSSQRKRINNKARAGSAFLNPEGDSGTEADTDPQLTFYTDPSRSRRRSRVGSPRSPVNKTTLTLISVTSCVISLVCSSHMNCPLVVKITLHVPEHLIADGSRFILLEGSQLDASDWLNPAQVVLFSQQNSSGPWALDLCARRLLDPCEHQCDPETGKCRRGWGECLCYEGYMKDPVHKHLCIRNEWGTNQGPWPYTIFQRGFDLVLGEQPSDKIFRFTYTLGEGMWLPLSKSFVIPPAELAINPSAKCKTDMTVMEDAVEVREELMTSSSFDSLEVLLDSFGPVRDCSRDNGGCSKNFRCISDRKLDSTGCVCPTGLSPMKDGTGCYDRHVGVDCSDGFNGGCEQLCLQQMVPLPEDPLLYNILMFCGCIEDYKLGTDGRSCQLISESCPEVGDCGEPRELPMNQTLFGEIFYGYNNHSKEVAPGQVLKGTFRQNNFARGLEQQLPDGLVVATVPLENQCQEELSDPMPDPEFLTGMVNFSEVSGYPLLQHWKVQSIMYHVRLNQMTISQSFSNALHSLDGATSRGDFVALLDQFGNHYIQEAVYGFEESCSIWYPNRQVQRQLWLEYEDISKGNSPSDESEERERDPKVLTFPEYIASLSESGTKRMAAGVRMECQSRGRCPSSCPLCHAASSPDVPAEPILLEVTKAAPLYELVTNNQTQRLLQEATMSLLWCSGSGDVIEDWCRCDSSAFGADGLPTCAPLPHPILRLSTVHEPSSTLVVLEWGHSEPPIGVQIVDYLLRQEKVTDRMDHSKVETETVLSFVDDIISGAKSPCAMPAQVPDRLSSTISLIIRCLEPDTTYMFTLWGVDNTGRRSRSSDVTVKTPCPVVDDVKAQEIADKIYNLFNGYTSGKEQQTAYNTLLDLGSPSLHRVLYHYNQHYESFGEFTWRCEDELGPRKAGLILSQLGDLSSWCNGLLQEPKISLQRSSLKYLACRYSEIKPYGLDWSELSRDLRKTCEEQTLSVLYNDYGDKDY; via the exons AGATCTCAGGCAACACGGATGACATCCCACTGGTGCGCTGGCGGCAGCAGTGGCTGGAGAATGGCACGTTGCTCTTCCACATCCACCACCAGGACGGGGCCCCCAATCTGCCCGGCTTCGACCCCACAGAGGAACCCCAGACTGAGTCggcagaggaggagctgaggaTCCTCCACATCTCTGTCATG GGAGGGATGATCgccctgctgctctccatcCTCTGCCTGGTGATGATCCTCTACACGCGCCGGCGGTGGTGCAAGCGGCGCCGCGTGCCGCAGCCCCAGAAGAGCGCCAGCGCCGAGGCGGCCAACGAGATCCACTACATCCCCTCGGTGCTGATCGGGGGCCACGGGCGGGAGAGCCTGCGCAACGCCCGCGTGCAGGGCCACAACTCCAGCGGGACGCTCAGCATCCGCGAGACGCCCATCCTGGACGGCTACGAGTACGACATCACCGACCTGCGGCACCACCTGCAGCGCGAGTGCATGAACGGCGGCGAGGACTTCGCCAGCCAGGTCACCCGCACCCTGGACTCGCTGCAGGGCTGCAATGAGAAGGCCGGCATGGACCTCACACCAG GGAGCGATAACGCCAAGCTGTCCCTGATGAACAAGTACAAGGACAACATCATTGCCACCAGCCCCGTGGACTCGAACCACCAGCAGGCCACGCTGCTGTCCCACACCTCCAGCAGCCAGCGCAAGCGCATCAACAACAAAGCGCGAG CTGGCTCGGCATTTCTCAACCCCGAGGGGGACTCGGGGACAGAGGCAGACACCGATCCCCAGCTGACCTTCTACACGGACCCCTCGCGGAGCCGGAGGCGCAGCCGAG TGGGGTCTCCCCGGAGCCCTGTGAACAAGACCACGCTGACCCTCATCAGTGTGACGAGCTGTGTCATCAGCCTGGTGTGCTCCTCCCACATGAACTGCCCCCTGGTCGTCAAGATCACCCTCCACGTCCCTGAGCACCTGATCGCTGACG GAAGCCGGTTCATCCTGCTGGAGGGGAGCCAGCTGGATGCCAGTGACTGGCTGAACCCAGCACAGGTCGTCCTCTTCtcccagcaaaactccagtgGGCCCTGGGCCCTGGACCTCTGCGCCCGGCGCCTCCTCGACCCCTGTGAGCACCAGTGTGACCCCGAGACTGGTAAGTGTCGTCGAggttggg GGGAATGTCTCTGCTATGAAGGCTACATGAAGGACCCTGTGCACAAGCACCTCTGCATCCGGAACGAGTGGGGGACGAACCAGGG GCCGTGGCCGTACACCATCTTCCAGCGCGGCTTTGACTTGGTGCTGGGCGAGCAGCCCTCTGACAAGATTTTTCG GTTCACCTACACCTTGGGGGAGGGCATGTGGCTGCCCCTGAGCAAGAGCTTCGTCATCCCACCGGCCGAGCTGGCCATCAACCCCTCAGCCAAGTGCAAGACTGACATGACGGTGATGGAGGATGCAGTGGAGGTCAG GGAAGAGCTGATGACCTCGTCCTCCTTCGACAGCCTGGAGGTCCTTCTCGACTCCTTTGGCCCCGTTCGTGACTGCTCCCGGGACAACGGGGGCTGCAGCAAGAATTTCCGCTGCATCTCGGACCGCAAGCTGGACTCGACGGGCTGTGTG TGCCCAACGGGGCTGAGCCCCATGAAGGATGGCACGGGCTGCTATGACCGTCACGTCGGCGTGGACTGCTCCGATGGCTTCAACGGGGGCTGCgagcagctgtgcctgcagcagatGGTCCCCCTGCCCGAAGACCCCCTGCTCTACAACATCCTCATGTTCTGTGG GTGCATCGAGGACTACAAGCTGGGCACGGACGGGCGGTCGTGCCAGCTGATCTCGGAGTCGTGCCCTGAGGTGGGGGACTGCGGCGAGCCCCGCGAGCTGCCCATGAACCAGACGCTCTTCGGGGAGATCTTCTATGGCTACAACAACCACTCCAAGGAGGTGGCACCGGGGCAGGTGCTCAAAGGGACGTTCAG GCAGAACAACTTTGCCCggggcctggagcagcagctgccggaTGGGCTGGTGGTGGCCACAGTGCCCTTGGAGAACCAGTGCCAAGAGGAGCTCTCCGACCCCATGCCCGACCCTGAGTTCCTCACTG GGATGGTGAACTTCAGCGAGGTGTCTGGGTAccccctcctgcagcactggaaGGTGCAGTCCATCATGTACCATGTCCGGCTCAACCAGATGACCATCTCCCAGT CCTTCAGCAATGCTCTCCACTCTCTGGATGGAGCTACCTCCCGTGGAGATTTCGTGGCGCTGCTGGACCAGTTTGGCAACCACTACATCCAGGAGGCAGTGTACGGCTTCGAGGAGTCCTGCTCCATCTGGTATCCCAACAGGCAGGTCCAGCGGCAGCTCTGGCTGGAGTATGAGGACATCAGCAAAG gcaactCCCCCTCAGACGAGTCAGAGGAGCGGGAGCGGGACCCCAAGGTGCTGACATTCCCCGAGTACATCGCCAGCCTCTCGGAGTCCGGCACCAAGCGCATGGCAGCCGGCGTGCGGATGGAGTGCCAGAGCCGCGGGCGctgcccctcctcctgcccgcTCTGCCACGCCGCCTCCAGCCCCGACGTGCCAGCCGAGCCCATCCTGCTGGAGGTCACCAAAGCAGCCCCCCTCTACGAGCTGGTCACCAACAACCAGACCCAGCGG ctcctgcaggaggCCACCATGAGCTTGCTGTGGTGCTCGGGCAGCGGGGATGTCATCGAGGACTGGTGCCGCTGTGACTCGAGTGCCTTCGGGGCTGACGGGCTGCCCACCTGTGCGCCTCTCCCACACCCCAT CCTGCGTCTCTCCACTGTACATGAGCCCAGCAGCACACTGGTGGTACTGGAGTGGGGCCACTCGGAGCCCCCCATTGGGGTGCAGATCGTCGACTACCTCCTCCGCCAGGAGAAGGTCACCGACAGAATGGACCACTCCAAGGTGGAGACAG AGACGGTGCTGAGCTTCGTGGATGACATCATCTCTGGTGCCAAGTCACCCTGTGCCATGCCAGCCCAAGTGCCTGACAGACTCTCCTCCACCATCTCCCTCATCATCCGCTGCTTGGAGCCCGACACCACCTACAT GTTCACACTCTGGGGAGTTGACAACACAGGAAGACGTTCCAGGTCCAGTGATGTGACGGTCAAGACGCCCTGCCCTGTGGTAGATGATGTGAAAGCTCAAG AAATAGCAGACAAGATCTACAACCTCTTCAACGGCTACACGAGCGGCAAGGAGCAGCAGACAGCCTACAACACTCTGCTGGACCTGGGCTCCCCCAGCCTCCACCGAGTCCTTTACCACTACAACCAGCACTACGAGAGCTTTGGGGAGTTCACCTGGCGCTGTGAAGATGAGCTGGGGCCCAG GAAGGCTGGCCTCATCCTCTCGCAGCTGGGGGACCTCAGCAGCTGGTGCAATGGCCTCCTGCAGGAGCCCAAGATCAGCCTCCAGCGCTCATCCCTCAAGTACCTCGCCTGCCGCTACAGCGAGATCAAGCCCTATGGGCTCGACTGGTCGGAGCTCAGCCGGGACCTCAGGAAGACGTGCGAGGAGCAGACGCTGAGTGTCCTTTACAATGACTATGGTGACAAGGACTACTGA
- the ASTN1 gene encoding astrotactin-1 isoform X2 has protein sequence MALAGLCSLLAGCCLAAGSGPAEAAAEAAAKELECKLKSITVSALPFLRENDLSIMHGPSAAEPKLLFSVRNDFPGEMVVVDDLENTELPYFVLEISGNTDDIPLVRWRQQWLENGTLLFHIHHQDGAPNLPGFDPTEEPQTESAEEELRILHISVMGGMIALLLSILCLVMILYTRRRWCKRRRVPQPQKSASAEAANEIHYIPSVLIGGHGRESLRNARVQGHNSSGTLSIRETPILDGYEYDITDLRHHLQRECMNGGEDFASQVTRTLDSLQGCNEKAGMDLTPGSDNAKLSLMNKYKDNIIATSPVDSNHQQATLLSHTSSSQRKRINNKARAGSAFLNPEGDSGTEADTDPQLTFYTDPSRSRRRSRVGSPRSPVNKTTLTLISVTSCVISLVCSSHMNCPLVVKITLHVPEHLIADGSRFILLEGSQLDASDWLNPAQVVLFSQQNSSGPWALDLCARRLLDPCEHQCDPETGECLCYEGYMKDPVHKHLCIRNEWGTNQGPWPYTIFQRGFDLVLGEQPSDKIFRFTYTLGEGMWLPLSKSFVIPPAELAINPSAKCKTDMTVMEDAVEVREELMTSSSFDSLEVLLDSFGPVRDCSRDNGGCSKNFRCISDRKLDSTGCVCPTGLSPMKDGTGCYDRHVGVDCSDGFNGGCEQLCLQQMVPLPEDPLLYNILMFCGCIEDYKLGTDGRSCQLISESCPEVGDCGEPRELPMNQTLFGEIFYGYNNHSKEVAPGQVLKGTFRQNNFARGLEQQLPDGLVVATVPLENQCQEELSDPMPDPEFLTGMVNFSEVSGYPLLQHWKVQSIMYHVRLNQMTISQSFSNALHSLDGATSRGDFVALLDQFGNHYIQEAVYGFEESCSIWYPNRQVQRQLWLEYEDISKGNSPSDESEERERDPKVLTFPEYIASLSESGTKRMAAGVRMECQSRGRCPSSCPLCHAASSPDVPAEPILLEVTKAAPLYELVTNNQTQRLLQEATMSLLWCSGSGDVIEDWCRCDSSAFGADGLPTCAPLPHPILRLSTVHEPSSTLVVLEWGHSEPPIGVQIVDYLLRQEKVTDRMDHSKVETETVLSFVDDIISGAKSPCAMPAQVPDRLSSTISLIIRCLEPDTTYMFTLWGVDNTGRRSRSSDVTVKTPCPVVDDVKAQEIADKIYNLFNGYTSGKEQQTAYNTLLDLGSPSLHRVLYHYNQHYESFGEFTWRCEDELGPRKAGLILSQLGDLSSWCNGLLQEPKISLQRSSLKYLACRYSEIKPYGLDWSELSRDLRKTCEEQTLSVLYNDYGDKDY, from the exons AGATCTCAGGCAACACGGATGACATCCCACTGGTGCGCTGGCGGCAGCAGTGGCTGGAGAATGGCACGTTGCTCTTCCACATCCACCACCAGGACGGGGCCCCCAATCTGCCCGGCTTCGACCCCACAGAGGAACCCCAGACTGAGTCggcagaggaggagctgaggaTCCTCCACATCTCTGTCATG GGAGGGATGATCgccctgctgctctccatcCTCTGCCTGGTGATGATCCTCTACACGCGCCGGCGGTGGTGCAAGCGGCGCCGCGTGCCGCAGCCCCAGAAGAGCGCCAGCGCCGAGGCGGCCAACGAGATCCACTACATCCCCTCGGTGCTGATCGGGGGCCACGGGCGGGAGAGCCTGCGCAACGCCCGCGTGCAGGGCCACAACTCCAGCGGGACGCTCAGCATCCGCGAGACGCCCATCCTGGACGGCTACGAGTACGACATCACCGACCTGCGGCACCACCTGCAGCGCGAGTGCATGAACGGCGGCGAGGACTTCGCCAGCCAGGTCACCCGCACCCTGGACTCGCTGCAGGGCTGCAATGAGAAGGCCGGCATGGACCTCACACCAG GGAGCGATAACGCCAAGCTGTCCCTGATGAACAAGTACAAGGACAACATCATTGCCACCAGCCCCGTGGACTCGAACCACCAGCAGGCCACGCTGCTGTCCCACACCTCCAGCAGCCAGCGCAAGCGCATCAACAACAAAGCGCGAG CTGGCTCGGCATTTCTCAACCCCGAGGGGGACTCGGGGACAGAGGCAGACACCGATCCCCAGCTGACCTTCTACACGGACCCCTCGCGGAGCCGGAGGCGCAGCCGAG TGGGGTCTCCCCGGAGCCCTGTGAACAAGACCACGCTGACCCTCATCAGTGTGACGAGCTGTGTCATCAGCCTGGTGTGCTCCTCCCACATGAACTGCCCCCTGGTCGTCAAGATCACCCTCCACGTCCCTGAGCACCTGATCGCTGACG GAAGCCGGTTCATCCTGCTGGAGGGGAGCCAGCTGGATGCCAGTGACTGGCTGAACCCAGCACAGGTCGTCCTCTTCtcccagcaaaactccagtgGGCCCTGGGCCCTGGACCTCTGCGCCCGGCGCCTCCTCGACCCCTGTGAGCACCAGTGTGACCCCGAGACTG GGGAATGTCTCTGCTATGAAGGCTACATGAAGGACCCTGTGCACAAGCACCTCTGCATCCGGAACGAGTGGGGGACGAACCAGGG GCCGTGGCCGTACACCATCTTCCAGCGCGGCTTTGACTTGGTGCTGGGCGAGCAGCCCTCTGACAAGATTTTTCG GTTCACCTACACCTTGGGGGAGGGCATGTGGCTGCCCCTGAGCAAGAGCTTCGTCATCCCACCGGCCGAGCTGGCCATCAACCCCTCAGCCAAGTGCAAGACTGACATGACGGTGATGGAGGATGCAGTGGAGGTCAG GGAAGAGCTGATGACCTCGTCCTCCTTCGACAGCCTGGAGGTCCTTCTCGACTCCTTTGGCCCCGTTCGTGACTGCTCCCGGGACAACGGGGGCTGCAGCAAGAATTTCCGCTGCATCTCGGACCGCAAGCTGGACTCGACGGGCTGTGTG TGCCCAACGGGGCTGAGCCCCATGAAGGATGGCACGGGCTGCTATGACCGTCACGTCGGCGTGGACTGCTCCGATGGCTTCAACGGGGGCTGCgagcagctgtgcctgcagcagatGGTCCCCCTGCCCGAAGACCCCCTGCTCTACAACATCCTCATGTTCTGTGG GTGCATCGAGGACTACAAGCTGGGCACGGACGGGCGGTCGTGCCAGCTGATCTCGGAGTCGTGCCCTGAGGTGGGGGACTGCGGCGAGCCCCGCGAGCTGCCCATGAACCAGACGCTCTTCGGGGAGATCTTCTATGGCTACAACAACCACTCCAAGGAGGTGGCACCGGGGCAGGTGCTCAAAGGGACGTTCAG GCAGAACAACTTTGCCCggggcctggagcagcagctgccggaTGGGCTGGTGGTGGCCACAGTGCCCTTGGAGAACCAGTGCCAAGAGGAGCTCTCCGACCCCATGCCCGACCCTGAGTTCCTCACTG GGATGGTGAACTTCAGCGAGGTGTCTGGGTAccccctcctgcagcactggaaGGTGCAGTCCATCATGTACCATGTCCGGCTCAACCAGATGACCATCTCCCAGT CCTTCAGCAATGCTCTCCACTCTCTGGATGGAGCTACCTCCCGTGGAGATTTCGTGGCGCTGCTGGACCAGTTTGGCAACCACTACATCCAGGAGGCAGTGTACGGCTTCGAGGAGTCCTGCTCCATCTGGTATCCCAACAGGCAGGTCCAGCGGCAGCTCTGGCTGGAGTATGAGGACATCAGCAAAG gcaactCCCCCTCAGACGAGTCAGAGGAGCGGGAGCGGGACCCCAAGGTGCTGACATTCCCCGAGTACATCGCCAGCCTCTCGGAGTCCGGCACCAAGCGCATGGCAGCCGGCGTGCGGATGGAGTGCCAGAGCCGCGGGCGctgcccctcctcctgcccgcTCTGCCACGCCGCCTCCAGCCCCGACGTGCCAGCCGAGCCCATCCTGCTGGAGGTCACCAAAGCAGCCCCCCTCTACGAGCTGGTCACCAACAACCAGACCCAGCGG ctcctgcaggaggCCACCATGAGCTTGCTGTGGTGCTCGGGCAGCGGGGATGTCATCGAGGACTGGTGCCGCTGTGACTCGAGTGCCTTCGGGGCTGACGGGCTGCCCACCTGTGCGCCTCTCCCACACCCCAT CCTGCGTCTCTCCACTGTACATGAGCCCAGCAGCACACTGGTGGTACTGGAGTGGGGCCACTCGGAGCCCCCCATTGGGGTGCAGATCGTCGACTACCTCCTCCGCCAGGAGAAGGTCACCGACAGAATGGACCACTCCAAGGTGGAGACAG AGACGGTGCTGAGCTTCGTGGATGACATCATCTCTGGTGCCAAGTCACCCTGTGCCATGCCAGCCCAAGTGCCTGACAGACTCTCCTCCACCATCTCCCTCATCATCCGCTGCTTGGAGCCCGACACCACCTACAT GTTCACACTCTGGGGAGTTGACAACACAGGAAGACGTTCCAGGTCCAGTGATGTGACGGTCAAGACGCCCTGCCCTGTGGTAGATGATGTGAAAGCTCAAG AAATAGCAGACAAGATCTACAACCTCTTCAACGGCTACACGAGCGGCAAGGAGCAGCAGACAGCCTACAACACTCTGCTGGACCTGGGCTCCCCCAGCCTCCACCGAGTCCTTTACCACTACAACCAGCACTACGAGAGCTTTGGGGAGTTCACCTGGCGCTGTGAAGATGAGCTGGGGCCCAG GAAGGCTGGCCTCATCCTCTCGCAGCTGGGGGACCTCAGCAGCTGGTGCAATGGCCTCCTGCAGGAGCCCAAGATCAGCCTCCAGCGCTCATCCCTCAAGTACCTCGCCTGCCGCTACAGCGAGATCAAGCCCTATGGGCTCGACTGGTCGGAGCTCAGCCGGGACCTCAGGAAGACGTGCGAGGAGCAGACGCTGAGTGTCCTTTACAATGACTATGGTGACAAGGACTACTGA